The Verrucomicrobiia bacterium region TTCCCAGCTTCGCCGTCCCGCCAAAAAACCCCTTGTGCTCCTTGGAAAAGAAAAAATAGGCCAGCCCGGAAAGCGAGCCGACGATGATAAGTAAATTGTTGAAAGCGGCCTGAGATGAAACGGAAACGAATGGAAAAGGAAAGGCGCCGAAAACCAAAACGTTTCCTTTCAACTGCTCGTACATGTAGGTCTGCACGGAAAGGGGAATCAAAACCCCCGCCGAGACGCCGAGCACGACCGCCATTGACCAGCGGGACAGAACCGCAAGGTTTCCCCCCACCAACCGGAAGAGCATGAAGATTGAAAGTATCAAGTTGGAAATGACAAAAATTGTGAGTTCGGTGCTCAATCCCGCGCCGGTTACCAAGGCCACCGTCGGGTCCAGCCAGAGCGGCTTGAAGGTGTCGCGGAAAAGCAGAATCATCCAGTAACCGTTGGAAACCCCCACCACCACATGCTCGGCAATTTTGTAGAGCGGGTTGTCCTTATATAGAAAGGAAAAGATGCAGAGGGTGAAAAAAACCGCCAAAGTCGTCCAGATGACTTGCACCAAGGAGGTCTCCGGCATCCTACTTTTTCTCCCGCGTGGTAAAATAGGCAAAATTCCCCAAAATCACCAGAATGATGATGGCCAGATGGGCGAACGACTGAATGTCCATCCGGAGCGTGGCTTTAGCCGCCTTTCCCTTGATGCCGACCATCTGTTCGTATTCCGCCGCCCCCTTTAATCCCCCCATCAGGGCGAAGAGCTGGCCGGACTGGTAGTAGGTGTAGTAATCGGTGGCCATGACGGCGGTCACCCCCAGTGCCAACGGAATGTTGTAGCGGCCGTGAGCCGAACGGATCCAGTAATCGGCTCCCGAAACGGCGGTCATTGAAACAATCATCTTCGTGTCGGAATAGTTTTTCAGCCCCCGCATCAACGGCAGCTCATCGAGCTTCGTGCCATAGTAGTCGGTGGGAAACGATTTGCGGAAATCCTCCCCCATGTTCAATATAACCGTTTCCGGATACGGCTTGTATCCCAAAAAGACGTAATCTTCGCCGTATTTTTTCCCCATTTCGCGGGCAATCAAGGTCAAATCCTGCTCGGCTTGCGCCACACCAAGCTGAAAGAGCCCCGAAGCGACTACTTTTACGTTTTTCCGAAAAACCTGGCGCAAAAAGGTGTGCGCCATCGGCTGCACCTCCGGGATGGTGGCCGGATCGTACTCCGGGGCGTAAAAAACGACGTCCCCCGGTTTCAAGGCCTCCACGGCGTCGTACAAAGCCCGCACCTCGCGGGTGGCTTTGATGGGCAGCCCGATGAAAAAGAAAAAGGGGATGACTATGGCCACGCCTGTGATCAAAAAAATCCAGCGTCGGTCGATTTTCAAAAGCTTTTGGAAAAACTCCTTCACCGTCCTCCTCCCAGCCAGGCCCGCTCAATCCCCAGAACCATCTTGAGCGAAAGGGAAAGTATGCCCAGTCCCACCCCGACGATGATGGCCCGCTTGGCCGCCGCGTTCGGCACGGCCATAATCCAATCCGCCAAATCGGAAATCCAGTCCCCCAAAACAAACGGGCCGATTGGCACACGCCCCAGCATCACCACCACGGCGGTCAAAAGCAACAAAGTTGCGATTACACTGCGCGCCCGGAAGGCCCGAAAGGCGGCCGAGGCGATGAAAAAAGCCAAAAGGGCAAACATGGTCGCCTGCACGGGGGTCAAAACGTAGTTGTACAGATTGAGGAAAAACGATCCTTCCACCCGGTCACCGGTTCCCAAGAAAGATCCCAAGTTGACTTTGGCCGGCAGAAACCCGGACGCGGCCATCATAAAGAAAAACGCGACCAAAATATAACTGTAACCATACCCCGGCTGGCGCCGGCTTATTTTGGCAAAGTGCAAGGATAAAAGCGAAACGATGCCCAAAACCAAGGCCACCGCCCCCACCACCTGCACGGTCTTGTTGAGGTTCTGATAAATTAAAGCCGGCAGCTCGTGGGGAACGAAAAACTGCACGGCCATAAAAACGCCGCATACCAGCATAATCAATAAGGGAATCTCTTTTCTCATCGGCTCACTCGTTAATCATAAGTTTCTTGAAGAATCCGAAGAAATGGATTTTATTTTCCAGTAAAACTGAAATGACACCCACAAAGGAAAGCCCGGCGAAAATCACCTTACCCCAGTCCTGCCCTTTGATGGAACCGACCTGCTCCGGCTCCTTGGACAGATAGGCCGAGGCGGCAAACATCTCTTCGCCGATGAGTGTAAAATCGCATGCCACGATGAAGAAAGACATTTGAATCAACTGATCCGTGCCGGCAATTTGAATGGAGCCCGCCTCGAAGCCGGTCTCCGCCAGCATCAAGGACTCGGCGTAAAACTGTCCCAAATAGAAGTTGGTGGCCGGTTTTTCCCGCAACATGATCCCGTTCACCGCCGCAACATAGGGGAACTGGTCTTGGGCGACAAAAAAAACGTCTTTTTCATTGTAGGCCTCCGGCCGCCCGGCATTGAGATAGGCCCCCTTGACCACGTCCTGGCAGATGGAAAAAACGATCGGATCATAACAGGGGACGATGAGCTTGGTCTGGTACTGCGCCGTTTTTTGCGCCACCCGCCCCAAAACGGAAAAAGCCGCCATCGTTGCCGCCTGGGCGGCGTCCCCCAACCCGCAGATGTAAAGAATCGGCCGCCCCATCTCGGTCGCCCGGCCGATCCCCTCGTCAATGGCGTCAATTCCGGCAATCGGCCGAATGTATAACTCTTTCTTTCCCGCCAGGAATATATTGTAAAGGATGAAAACGATCACCAAAACCATCCAGATGAAAATTCGGATGTACGCCGGTTTGGTGTTCCACCAAGAACCTTGCGGGACAACCGGCCCGGCCGCTTCCGACTCCGCAAAACTGCTGTCTAAGGCATATGCGCGGATTTTGAAGTAATAGGGCCGGCCGTTTTCCAAGCCGTCCTTGGCCGTGGCGGAGGCGGCTCCAAGGGAAGCCGTTCCGATCGGGACAAAGGGGGAATCGGCGGCGGGAGCGGCCAGGATTTGATACCCGATGACCGGGTTGGCTGCCCGTTCTTCATCCGGCGACACTTTCCAAGTCAGGTCAACCTGTTTACCGGCATCGTCGGGCGTATCCACGGCTTGAACGTCGGAAACGGGCGCGGGCGGGGTTTGGGCCGAAGCAAACAGGAACAAAAAAAGCAAAACCGGCGGGAGAAATAAAAGTGGTTTTCGCATCAGCCGAGCAAATGTAACCAATCCCGCAGCAAAAAGTCAATACGCCCGATGAGAAGCGACATGCGCGACATTACGGTGAGCCCAAAAGCCGCCCCGAAGGTCACCATCAAAAACCAGATTCCCACTTTGGCCGCCCCGCCAAAAACCCCTTTATGCTCTTTGGAGAAAAAGAAATAGATGACCCCCGTCAAAATTCCCGCAACCAGAACGATGTTGGTGAGGGATTGCCCGAGCGATGCTCCCCAATTCAGGCTGCCGTCCAGATATTGCGGAGCCCAGAGGGGGAGAATCGACTCCTTTACTTGTTTCATGATGTTGGTCTGCAGTTCGCCGATTAGCCGCAGCCCGGCGATGGAACCGATGACGAAGGCCAGCGGCCAGCGGGAAATCCAGCCCGCTTTGGGCAAAAGCCGCATCAACATCATTACTCCCAATGCCGCGGCAATCAAATTGAACCATTGTCCCGAAGCCAGGCTTCCGGTCTGCCGGTAGTAGGCCAAAGCCGAATCGGTCAATTCACCGGTAAGACCGATTTTATCGGTCAACTGGGGAAGCAAACTCTGATAGAAGATGGAAACGAACCAGTATCCGGCTGAAACCCCGATGAAAACCGATTCGCAGAACTTGTAAACCGGGTTGTCCTTGTACACGAAGGACATGATCCCGAGCGTGAGCACGCCGGCGATTGTTATGGAGATCATCTCCGGCACTATCTTTTCCTCCGGGAAACAAAAAAGGCGATGTTGCCCAAAATTACGAAAAGCATGACGATTAGATGGGACACGGATTGGGCTCCCATAAAGGAAATCCCCTTCCCCGGCTGGCTGGAAACCGTTTCGTACTCGGCCGCCCCCTTCATCCCGGCCAAAAGCCCCAAAAGCTGCCCACTGCGGAAATAGGGGTAATTTTCCGGCGCCTGCACGGCGGTGTTGCCGGCGATCATTTTCGACCCGGAACGATCCACGCAGAACTGCACCCATTCCCGCGTTCCGGGAAAACCGGAAGAGAAATTGATGATAAAATCAAAGTTCTTGTAATTCTTAACTCCCTTCATGATCGGCAGGGAGGCCGTTGCATTCCCTTTATAGTCGGACGGAAAGGTGGAAGGAATGTCCGAGTTCATTTTCTGGATGACTACATCCTCCCCCGCCATAAACCCCAGATTGGCATAATCCGCGCCGTATTCCAGCTTTTTGTTCGCAAAGCGGGGATCCTTGAGGGCGGACGCGAGCGCCTTTTCCGCCTGTTGCGGCCCCTGGGGCCAAAGGCCGATTACCACCAGCTTGCAATTTTTGGTGAAAAGTTGTTTGAAAGTTGCCTCCGCCATCGGCTGCAGTTCCGGCGAAGAAGGGGGATCGAAATCGAAAGAGAGTAAAACCTTCGACCCCGCTGGCAGGTTCTCAATCGATTCATAATACGCCCGGCCCTCGGGAGAAACGGGTATCGGCTGGTGGATGGTGAAAAAAAGCGGCAATGCCAAAGCCAGAAAGATGAACGCGAAGATGATCCGCCGGTCCAAAAGGGCAAACTTTTCCCAGAAGTTCACGCTTCCCCCCCCAAGTGTGAGCGCTCAATCCCCAAAATCAGCCGGAGCGAGGTGGAAATGATTCCCAGGGCAATGCCGATCTGAATCGCCCGCTGGCCGGCCACCTGCGGGACATTGCGCACCCAGTCGGCGACATCGGAAATCTGCCACCCCTGCGGCAGCCAGCCGAAAAGCACGTTGCCGACCGGCACGCTTCCCAGCATTACGACGAAGCCGGCGAGAAGCAGAAGCGTGGCCTGAAAGCTGCGCGCCCGGAAAGCCCGAAACGAGGCCGAGGCGATAAAGAAGGCCAGCGTGGCGAACATGGTGGAGGAAAGCGGGGCATAAACGTAGGTGTAAAACCAGTCGAACGAAGTCCCCGGATACTGAAACTTACGTGCATGCTCGATGTAGCTGTCCCCGGCCGGGCGGTTTTCCCAAAGGGGAAAGAAAAACCCGGCGATGGAGATGGCCAGAAAGGAAACGATGATGATGCCCGCATACCCCCATCCCTTTTCTTTTTTGTAAATCTTGTCCAGTGAAACTTTTAAGAGATTCAAAATCCCGAGCCAGATGGCAAACGCCTTGATCACCTGGATCCAAGAGGCGGATACATTCTCCAGCGAGAAGAACGGTTCGTGCGGGATGAAAAAGCGGACGATGAAAATGAGCCCGACGACGCTGGTGATGAAAAGAGGTATCTCCCGCCGCATCACCGTACCAGAAAAAAGTTGGTGTAGGCCGTCACCCAATCGGCCGGGAAAAACCCGGCGGATTTCAGGGTGGCCAGAATCGCCCCGATGGAAATGGCTGCCATGGTTACGAATTTGCCGACGTCCTGCCCTTTCAGCGATCCCAGAAGCCGCGGCTCCTTGGACAAATAGGCGGAGGCGGCAAAAAGCTCTTCTCCAATTAGGGTGTAGTCACAGGCCACCACAAAGAAGGGCAACTGCGCCGGCTGGGCCGTCCCGGCAATTTGGATGGCGCCGATGGAGTTCCCCGTTTCGGCGAAAATGAGCGATTCGGCAAAAAAGGCCCCCTGATAGAAGACCGCTGCAGGCCGATCCCGCAGCATCATCCCGTCCACCGCGGCGGCAAAACCGAATTGGTCTTCGGTAATGTAATGAATGTCATCCTCCCGGTAGGCATCCGGACGCCCGGCTTTGAGAAACGCCTCCTTGACGACTTCGCGGCAACTAACCATTACCATCGAGCGGGCGTTGGGGACCTCCAGCCGGGTTTCGTACTCCGCCGCCAGTTTGGCCACCCGCCCCAAAAGCAAAACAGCGGCTATGGTCTGGACGTTGTCCATGTCCTGCCGCCCAGGAATGAAAACCACTTTCTTTCCCATTTCGGTCGCCCGTCCGACCGCGTTGTCCACCTCTTCCAACCCGGCGATTTTGCGGATGTACAGCTCCCTTCCGGATTGGGCCTTGTAAACAAAATAAAGGATGGAAGAAACCAGGAGGATTACCGCAATCAGGGCATTGATCCGTTCGGTGTTGAACCACTGGGCTTTGGATTGCGCAGGCCCGCCGATTTCCGATTCGGCAAAAGCGCCCCCGGGCCCCAGAACCCGGACTTTGTAGTAGTAATCCGTTCCGTTTTGGGGCACATGGTCGGTGAAGAGCGTGTCTCCTTTGGCGGCCGAACCGGCCGGTTCAAACGGTCCAACGGGCGAAGCGGCGCGCAGGATTTGATACCCTTCCACTCCTTGGTCCCCCTTTTTGTCGGAAGAAGAAAGTTTCCAAAAAACCAATAGACTGGTTCCTTTGTCATTTGGGGCATCCTTTGCCCGGACGCCGGTCGGGGGCAAAAGCCCCTGCCCCGCCGTACCGGCGGCAAGGAAAAGCGCCAAACCAATTCCGCAAATGGCCGTTTTGATTTTCATATCAAAAAGAAAAGCCACCCAAAAAGGTGGCGACCAATTTTATTCCGACTGCCGCTTTCGTGGGGCGAGAGCTTCAGTCGTTCTATCCGATTCTTTCTCAAACGCCTCCCCACCGGTACCTCATCTTGGCGGCCAAAAAATACCCGCCGCCCCAAGGGCTGTCAAGGAAAACTTTGAGCCTACGGCGTGAGATAAGCCCGGCAGAGCTTTTCGGCCACTTCGGCGAAGTTGTTCTGTTCCTCCGGTTCGCTGTTCGGGCCGGAGAGATAAACAATCCGGCGCAAGCTGTCCACCATCACCTTGAAGGGACTTATCGAAGGCACACCCAGATATTCCAGGGTAGCGGAATCCAAGGAGGCCATCGGGAAGGTAAGTTCGTAATCCGTTGAAAACTCGTCGGCCCAAAGAGAATCTGCTTCCCGAACAATGCCGAGCACGAAAAACCCCCGGGGGGAGAATTTTTCATACAGCTTCTCCCACACTTCCGCTTCCTCCAGGCAGGCACTGCAGTCCTTCGGGCTTAAAAAAACCAAAAGAGAGAGGGCCGGCTGATAGCTGGCTGCCCCTTTTTTCTGGAGCGTCAACTGGCAAATCGGTGAATTGGCGGAGGAGAGCCAGAGCAAAGCCCTATCGGAACCTGTCCTCTGCTGCACCTCCATCCGACTTGTCTCCAATCGAAGGGCTCGGTTTTGCTTCAAGAGCAAAAGATTA contains the following coding sequences:
- a CDS encoding fibronectin type III domain-containing protein, producing the protein MRKPLLFLPPVLLFLFLFASAQTPPAPVSDVQAVDTPDDAGKQVDLTWKVSPDEERAANPVIGYQILAAPAADSPFVPIGTASLGAASATAKDGLENGRPYYFKIRAYALDSSFAESEAAGPVVPQGSWWNTKPAYIRIFIWMVLVIVFILYNIFLAGKKELYIRPIAGIDAIDEGIGRATEMGRPILYICGLGDAAQAATMAAFSVLGRVAQKTAQYQTKLIVPCYDPIVFSICQDVVKGAYLNAGRPEAYNEKDVFFVAQDQFPYVAAVNGIMLREKPATNFYLGQFYAESLMLAETGFEAGSIQIAGTDQLIQMSFFIVACDFTLIGEEMFAASAYLSKEPEQVGSIKGQDWGKVIFAGLSFVGVISVLLENKIHFFGFFKKLMINE
- a CDS encoding DUF6754 domain-containing protein, whose translation is MKIKTAICGIGLALFLAAGTAGQGLLPPTGVRAKDAPNDKGTSLLVFWKLSSSDKKGDQGVEGYQILRAASPVGPFEPAGSAAKGDTLFTDHVPQNGTDYYYKVRVLGPGGAFAESEIGGPAQSKAQWFNTERINALIAVILLVSSILYFVYKAQSGRELYIRKIAGLEEVDNAVGRATEMGKKVVFIPGRQDMDNVQTIAAVLLLGRVAKLAAEYETRLEVPNARSMVMVSCREVVKEAFLKAGRPDAYREDDIHYITEDQFGFAAAVDGMMLRDRPAAVFYQGAFFAESLIFAETGNSIGAIQIAGTAQPAQLPFFVVACDYTLIGEELFAASAYLSKEPRLLGSLKGQDVGKFVTMAAISIGAILATLKSAGFFPADWVTAYTNFFLVR
- a CDS encoding redoxin family protein; translation: MTAAIAGLLALAVFNLLLLKQNRALRLETSRMEVQQRTGSDRALLWLSSANSPICQLTLQKKGAASYQPALSLLVFLSPKDCSACLEEAEVWEKLYEKFSPRGFFVLGIVREADSLWADEFSTDYELTFPMASLDSATLEYLGVPSISPFKVMVDSLRRIVYLSGPNSEPEEQNNFAEVAEKLCRAYLTP